The following is a genomic window from Paraburkholderia largidicola.
GATTACCGCTTCGCCCTCCAACAACACCACACTTTCTTCGCAGTTGTGGCTATGGAAAGGAATTACCGCGCCGGGCCGGAATTCTGTGATCCCATTTATAAAGCCCGTTGCGCCAATTCGACGCGAGACAAGTGGCGTCGTTGCGGCACCTCCGCCGCGATCATGACGGGCAATTTCGTTAGGCCTAAGAATTGTCGGCGTGGCACTACTGGATTTTGGATTTGACACATAACCTCCTGAAAGAAGCTACCGAGGGGTAGCATCGCCGCCGTCAACGATGGTGATTTCAACCTCACCGGCCCCATTTCGTCGGAACTCTGCGGCCGCACGGTACTCATCGGACTCGAAGCAAGAGACGGCCGCCTCGAACGTGGGAAATTCCACGACAATAAACCGCGTGAATCTCTCGGGTCCTTCCATAACCTTGAAATCCCCTCCCCGCACATGGATCCTTGCCCCATACTTCTTCATAATGTCGGGTACCCGGTCCGTGTATCTCTTGTACTCAACGGGATCCGCGACGCGGGCCCGAGCAAGCCAGTAAGCGGCCATAACCGTTCTCCTTCGAAGCTGGTTCGGATTATCGGATGATCACGGTGAGCTCTCCGACGTCTTGGACAGAGGCATGCAGTTGGTCTCCGCGGGCGACTGCGCCTACGCCCGAGGGTGTGCCGGTGAAGATTAGGTCCCCGGGCAACAATGCGAAGAGCGTCGAAAGGTAGGCGATCGTTTCGGGGACGTTCCAAATCATATCGGCGAGGTCTCCGTGCTGGCGGCGCTGGCCGTTGACGCTAAGCTCAATAGTTCCGGAGCTTGGATGTCCGCCAGTTGAGGCAGTTCGAATGGCCGAGCACGGCGCCGACCCGTCAAAGGACTTCGCCGTCTCCCAAGGTCGTCCCAACTTTTTTAACTCGGCCTGAAGATCTCTACGAGTCATATCCAGCCCAACGGCGTACCCAAACACCATGGAGAGCGCCTCCTCGGTCCTGAGGTTTGATCCCCCTTGTGACAAAGCAACGACCAGTTCTACCTCGTGATGGAGATCGCTCGTCATTGCGGGGTATGTAATTGAAGCCCCGTCTACCACAAGAGACGTAGCCGGCTTCATGAAGAAAAATGGAGGAGCTCTGTCGGGGTCATGACCCATTTCACGGGCGTGTTCAGCGTAATTGCGGCCGACGCAAAAGATTCGATTCACGGGGAAGCGCTCTTTGCTACCTACTACGGGAAGCGTCGTCAGCAGCGGAGCCGAGACGACGTACAAATTCGCAGACATTTGAGCCTCATTCAACGAGTCGTTATTAATTTTGCGCCGTTAGAGATGCTATTCAGAACCAGTGCTGGTCCACTCGGCAACGCGCCCGGCTTCAATCGCTTCGCGGGCCTGGAAGTTCAATTCCACCTTTATCCCGTTAATTGGCTCTCTCATAAAGAGCTGGTACAGGTTGGAGTTGTGAGCCTTTCGCTCGCTGTACGTGGTGCCATTTCGCTCCAACCGTTCGATAAATTCCACGATGTCTTCACAGTTAAAGCAAACGTGGTCGATATGTCCGGAGCCAGGTTGCCCTTGAGAACTGTAGTCGACGCCCTGTGCATCAACCGGGGTACTCAGATATGTGTCTTGGTGTTCCGAGTGGCGAGACCGCCCGATGTGAACAACATCCTGCTCGCCGATGTACAACCAATGAACAGGAAAGCCAAACTCAGGGTGGTAACCATCTCGAAATCCGAGGTTATTGCAGAACCAATCTCGAGTACCCTCCGGATCGTGGGTAAGGATGAGAATATGCTCCATAAATTTCAAGCCCATTTCGTAGTCCTCTTAGTCGGGAAATTTTCGGCCACAACACCCAGTTGAGGTCGCCTAGTGACTGTACATCGTCTTGACGTTTGCGAACTCCCTTAAGCCCCAGACACCGAGTTCCCTACCGTAGCCCGACTGCTTGATGCCGCCGAAGGGAAGACGCGGGTCCGACGCAACTACTGCATTCACAAATACGGCCCCCGCTTCGATATCACGTGCGATGGCTTGTCCCTTATCTAGGTCACCGGTCCAGACCGCTGCGCCAAGTCCAAATGCCGTTGCGTTTGCCACGTCCAGCGCGTGCTCCGAATTCCGGACGCGGATAATGGAAGCCGCAGGCCCAAACGTCTCCTGCGTCGCGGCCGTCATTTCGGGTTCGACATGATCTAGGATCGTCGCTGGGTAAAAGTTCCCTTCGCCCTCGGGTATCTTTCCGCCGACCCGAATAACGGCGCCTTCCTTAACAGTCGCGTCGACCTGCGCATGCAGCTCGTCTCGCAGGTTCCTACGTGCCATCGGGCCGAGACGAGTTGCGTCATTGAATGGATCACCAGCTTGATAGGTCCTCGTCTCCCGGACAAATGCGTCCGCAAACTGATCGGCTACGTCGTTTTCGACAATAAATCGCTTCGCGGATATGCAACTTTGCCCGGCGTTCGAAAACCGCGAACGCGCGGCTGCCCTCGCCGCCTCGGGGATATCAGCGTCGGACAGGACGATGAACGGATCGGAGCCGCCCAGCTCAAGCACGTGTTTCTTAAGCGCTGCGCCGGCCTCCTGCGCAATGCTTCTTCCTACCGGCGTGGAACCGGTGAAGGTAACCGCGGCCACGCGGTCATCGCGAATCACTGGCGCTACTCGTCCCGACTCAACAAGCAGTGTTGCAAAAAGGCCTTCGGGCGCCAACGCCGCGCGGAACAGTGTTTCAAGCGCAAGCGCGCATTGAGGCACGTTGGCCGCGTGTTTCATAACAACTGTATTTCCCACCGCGATCGCTGGAGCCGTCGCTCGGATGACTTGCCAAAAGGGGTAGTTCCATGGCATTACCGCCAAAACCACCCCAATAGGGTCGAAAACGACACGACTGTCCCTCGCGCCACTGTCGACCCGCTCGTCAGCCAGCAACCTCACTGCATTTGCAGAATAGAAATCGCAGGTTACTGCGCACTTTTCGATTTCCGCCCTCGCTTCCTCAATGGGCTTCCCCATCTCGGATGTAATCAGGAAAGAAAAATTTTCTTTCCCCGCGCGTAGTGCTCCGGCGACGCGCGACAACACCTCCTGTCTTTCCGCGATGTGGCTTTTCCGCCATACCTTGTAGCAATCGTGGGCGTTCCCCAAGCGGCGCTCGATTTCGGCGTCGTCATGAGGCATGGTTTCCTTTTCTGTACGCCCATTCGATGGGTTGATTGATCGCATTGTCACGTATCCACCTTTGTTCCACGGATATCTTTAGTTAGCCAATTTCTGAGGTGAGAAACCAACCGCGTTGAGGAATGTCTCCTCTGCTTAGAGAACTCCAGTCGTCGCTGTAGAAAATGTCTTCAGGCGTCCGATTGAGAGTTGGTCCGCCAGCAAGTCCAGATCTCGTAGTACCCCGTTTGAGATTGGGATGCCTCCTGCTCGGAAACGCTCCCGTTTGATCGCGCTCTGCTCGCCTGGCATCCAGATCCTATCGACGCCGGGGAGCTTCGCCGAATTGCGAAGGTCTCCGATCAGTGTATCTATCGCGCGGGTGAAGTCTTCCAAGTCTGCGAACGCATTTACATCCAAGACAACTATGCTTTGGCCCGTGTTCGTACGGGTAGAGGAGTCTTTGTTGAAGTCGACCACTTGCTTGCCCATAGCCGCGCCGTTTAGGGTTCCCGCAAGAATTCCTATCACCAGTGCGAGACCGTACCCTTTATGCCCGCCGATCGGTAGGAGAAATCCTTCATCCGATTTCGTCGGGTCGACGAGAGGACGCCCGCTCCGGTCCATCATCCACCCCTCGGGCATCAGTTCACCCCGCTTTGCTTTTGCTTTGACTTTGCCGTAGGCCGTTGCGGTGCTAGCCATGTCCAACACCACGTCCACTTCGTCCTTGGTTGGGATCGCCACCGCAATCGGATTTGTCGACAGCAGTAGATCGGTACCGCCCCACGGAGGCATATGATTCGCGTTGCCGACGGCGAAATACAAAGCGATCATTTTCTGCTCGACAGCCATCCGCGCATACAGGGATGCGGGCCCCGCGTGGTTGCTATTGCGCGTCCCAACCCAAGCTACTCCTGTTTCTCGGGCCTTCTCAATCGCAAGCTTGGTTGCCGCCGTTACGACGAGATGACCCATGCCATTATCCCCATCGATCACCGCCATTGCAGGACGATCCGAGACCATCCTGATTTTGGGCACGCGGTTGATTCCACCGGCTTCAATACGTTTGACGTATTGGCTCAGACGAATTACACCGTGGCCGTCGGAGCCTTGCATATCTGCCTGAACCATTAACGAGGCGATCGCCTCCGCATCTCCCGCCGGCAAATCAGCGGCGCGCAATGCCGCCCCCACAAACGTATGCAGCTCTGCCGGCGTTGCTAGCGACGATTTATTGTGAGTCATTTTTCAATACGCTGAGTATGGATGTGATGCTAGTCTAGGGGGCGCCGAAGTGCCGGTCCAATACCATTTATCGCGCCGGATATGCAAGTTCGGCATAGCGCGTGCTGCGGGCGTCAAAGGCTTCTCCTGTCGGCCGCGCGAGGCTTCACATGTGTCTTCCTATTGATTGAATAAGCGCAATGGACCGGAATGTCATTCACGCATAACCCACGTGCGTGAGCTGATCAGTTCGCGCCTGCCGGGCGTCCGTTCGTTGCGGCGCTTGACAGTGAAATGATTGTCCGTCACTCCGTTTCTACGCCCACCGCGACCTATGCATCTGACAGAGATTAACGTCGTTTCAAGCGAACTTCTAGGAGTCAGTCTTGGAGTATTTCCGTCGCGTCAGCTGGTCAATAAAGCACCTCAGATGGCAGTACTCGGGTTCGGTGCCCAATGGGATCACGCGCGGCAAATGTCGAGACGGATGCATGGCAAGCCGTTGTATTAACTCGCAGGGTCGTGGGGGCGTCTCTTCGAATACGCTCGCCACTGATGTCGCACGCTGGATTAACCACCTTGCGGTTCGTCGGTCCGCGGCTCGCCGTGCGCACGAGTCAGAACTCATCCGTGGCGATGCGACGACCCTTCTACGCAGCCCGCGAGCGGCGAACGACGATTACTAGCGAAGAATTGGTTGCCAACACAAATCAGTGGCTCTGGACCCGAGCCATGCACGAGTCCCCACACCGTGCGATGGAGGGTCTACAGCACGCGTAGCAGCTCGATGCGAGTTTCGAACCTGTACCGCGACGAGCAGGAGCGGGCGTGATCTGTGCATGGTATGCCGAACGGTCGCTGACCTCTGTCGCACGGCGTATACACACCGAGATTCATCAAGGTCAAAGCCGACGTGCTCAGGGAAGCGCGCGGGGTGACCCGGCGGTCGCGTGATTCATCGCGCGGACAGCCAGGCTGGCCGGCGCCACGACACGCACAGCAAGCAGAAACCTGATGTTCGTAAATGGCGTCGAAGGCGCGTGCAGTTTAGGGTGAGAATTCTTCTCACCCGTCAAGGACTGCAATTCCTGTTCGAGGGTTGTCGGTTGCCACGAGAACAGTACGCCAGGATCATTCCTCGGCACAGGCTCGGGAGGTCAATGACACCGCGTCTGAGGGGGCGCTTTATGGTCGCTCGCGATCCTCCAGCGAACTAGCTCCGCTTGCGAAAGTCTCGGCCGGCCCTGGCAGGCCCTAAGTTTGGACGAAATCGCGTATGCTTAAACGTGAGAAACTGTCTTTCGTTGCCCCGAGCGCCACACCGAATACAGCGGCCATGGCCTAAGCCATAGCCGCCGACCGACGTCACGTAACTTTTGAGCTCGGTCGGGGAAGCCACAGGTGACGGTCGCGCCCGACGTTGTCGGTTTGCATGCGAGAGTTCAAAAATGCAGACGACATCTGTGAAACGAACCCAGTCTTGGTCACGCCTTGACCATTCGCTGCGGGACGTGCGGAAACTACTAGCAATGCCGTGCGCCGTCATACCGATGTCGAGGACGAGCAGCCACGGCGGAAAGCGTCGGAATCGCAGTGATGCCCTGCCGATATCTGCTGGGGCGTCAACTCACATGGGCAAACCGGATAACGAACCTAAGACAGAGGGCCTACGCTATGGCGCCACCGCCATCCACCAACACCGTAGAGCCCGTCGCGTAGCCGTTGGAAGCGAGATAGACGATCGCCTGAGCGACGTCCTCGGGTTGTCCAACACGTCGCACCGGGAGTCGATTTGACGCGCTTTCAAACATGTTCTTCCGAGCGTCCTCCTCCATTTTCGACCACAACGGAGTTTGAATGAGTCCAGGTGATACCACATTGACGCGGACCGGCGACAATTCGAGGGCAAGCCCTCGCGCTAGTGCCTCCAACGCTGCGTTGATCGCACCTTGGAGAACAGACATCTTGTTTGGCCGAACGGAAAGGAAACCCGAAACAAAAGTTAACGAGCCACCGCTTTGAATTCTCGCAGCCCGGGCGACGCGGTACGCTCCCCAGAACTTGCTGTCCATCGCATCAACCGCGGCTTCCAACGGCAACTGTCGCACCGGGCCGGTAGCAGTCTGGGCGGCCGAAACTACTACATGGTCGAAAGCTTCGCGACGCGCAAAGAACGATTCGACCTCATCGTTTCTCGTTATATCGAGCACAGCCGTTTCGAGGCGGTGGTTTGTACGTCCCGCAACGGACTCGAGCTTTGCCGGGTTTCTCGAGGAAATAGTCACCTCTGCTCCTTGATCCGCGAACGCGGACGCCGCCGCCGCTCCGATTCCAGAACTTCCGCCGACAATCAATACACGCTTGGAATGCATGTTTCCGACTCCTTCTAGGTATGCTGACAGTCCGCCAGCAGGTGAATATATCCACAACGAGTTTAGCGTTGCGGCAGATTGAGGTCCAATGCCGTATGCGGCGCGCGCCATACCGATTTGCTATATCTGACGGTTGCCACGGTTGGTTGACGCAACACGCCGCGGCAGCCTCGCGTCAATGGGTCGCAGTTGAACGGAAACTAAAAATCCCGCTTCGGAGGAGTCGATCACTCTCTGCCGTTATCAGATCTCGTACCGCGAAGGTCGCTGCGCTTTCTTCCTTCTCTGCCCGCGTGACTACCAAGAGTTGGCGCTGAAGCTGGGTACCGGCGATTTCAGAACGAGTAACTAGCTCGTCAGGCTGGGAATAAAATACAGATATCGGCATAAGAGTGCAGCCTCGTCCCTGCAAAACAAGTTCCCTGATTGTGTCAACCGAGTCGATCTCGGCTTGCACGTTCAGCTTCGCACCGATGTGAGCCATCTCCGTCTCGACGAGCCTCCTGTGCAGAACGGTCATGAGTAGTGGCACCTCGCGCAGGTCCGATACGTGAACAACAGGCGGGGCACTTTGCGATTTTGGGCAGATAAGCGCAAAAGGCTCGGAAAGAAGAGGCCGAACGGTGACAGGCAAGTCGATCGGCACATCGGTCTTGGTAACAATCGCAACATCTACAAGCCCCTTGACCAGCCAGTCGAGCAGACTCGGCGTGAAAGCCTCACGAACCGAGAGACGAACCGATTGGACGGTACGCTGACACATCGAGAACACCCCGGGAACTATAATTCTGGCAACGGTGGGCGAAGCGCCGAGCACAACGGAGACGTCGCCGACCGCACCGCGGCCTCCGTCCAAGGCCGCGCGGGCGCGGTTAGCCTCTGCAATAATTTTTTGCGCTGCAAGATAGAGAGTTGCGCCTGGAGGCGTAAGTCGCACTCCCCGTGACGTGCGTTGCAGAAGCGTTACACCAAGGTCATTCTCAAGGTCGTGAATCTGCCTAGTTAGCGCGGGTTGTGAGATGGAAATTGCTGCGGAAGCAGCGTTGAAGCTGCCTGCGTCGACGACTGCCAGAAAGTATCGCAAAGAGCGCAGTTCCATGGTCTGTTTGAATTCCTAAAAGCCCGGATGACAGTCCAGCTTACGGCTTAGGCACGGATCTCGCAACCGCCTCCTTCCCCGGAACGGGCAACGTCGCTCATACGGAGGCCTGCCACCGCGCCGCAGGTACGCGCGTTACGAAAAGCTGCGCGTTGGGCGCTACCTCGGGCGTAGTTCTCACAGTCACGGGGAGATTTCGCACCGCGCACGTCACGAAAATCGGGCTAACATTTGGACCCCGTACTTTCACGGAAATGAAGCTCGCCGATTGATCAAATTTTTAGCGTTTTGAGGATGAGAAATGGTCTACGAAATGGCACAAATTGAAGTAATTCGAGGCAAAGAGCGCGACTTCGAGGCTGGAGTCTCGCAAGCGTTAGCGCTGTTCACGCGAGCCCGAGGTTGTCGCGGCGTTGAGCTGCACCGACAGATCGAGCAACCGGACCGCTATATCCTTATCGTTCAATGGAAAACGATAGAGGATCATACGGTTCTTTTCAGAGAATCGGCAGACTTCCAAGAGTGGCGGCGCCTCGTGGGTTCGTTTTTCGTAAAGCCGCCGATCGTCGAACATTTCGAAGTTGTTCTTGGACCAGATCGCTAACCCAGCACGCGGCAGTTGTTGTGCAATTCTTGGTTATCCAAAGTCGCGTGATTGTTGCTCTTCGCCACGCATCCACCGGCTCGATCTGCCGGTGGATGCTGACGCGCGAAACCTCGAGCCGGATACATTATCAAGGCCTGTTGGCATCAGGCCCCGCGCCCGTCGAAATCAAAAACAAACGAGCGCGGCGCGCGTTAGGGGAAAGTGTCGCACACATGGCACGGCGTGAAGCCTGGAAGTGCTAGGCCTGCGTTGACACTAAAGGCTGTGCGTTTTTATTCTTCGTCGGAATAAAGGTTATTCTGATTTCCTACCTACAATACTCCGCTAATGCGGCCGAAGCTGTACGACAACCGAAATAAGACGGTGTGCGGCCCTGCAGATGTCGATCATGCGCAGCCACATCTCATTCTGCTCAGCTTCCGAAGAGAGCCTGCGATATCGCATCCAAGCAACGGGCTAGCTCACGTTAGGCTTCCGTGCGTTCCGATTACGTGTCGGAGAAGCCCATGCAACCTGAAACGAAGGGAACACGATGATCGATCTGTATAGCTGGGCGACCCCTAATGGTCAAAAAGTCCATATCTTGCTCGAGGAGCTAGGATTAGAATACACGGCACACCCAGTTAATATCGAGGCTGGAGATCAGTTTTCCAACGATTTCTTAGCCATCAGTCCGAACAATAAAATTCCTGCCATTACCGATACCGAAGGTCCACCCCGTGGAGACGGTAGGCCGTTTTCTTTGTTCGAGTCCGGTGCAATCTTGCTTTACCTCGCGGAAAAAGCTGGTAGATTTCTACCAGCCGACGCCACCTCGCGTTACGAGGTGTATCAATGGCTTATGTTTCAGGTTGGGTCCATCGGCCCAATGCTCGGACAAGCCCACCACTTCCGCGTATACGCGCCGGCACCGATTCAGTACGCAATTTCCCGTTATACCAATGAGGCAAGGCGACTGTATAGCGTGATGGACAGTAAACTTCGGATGACTAATTTCCTTGCCGGCGACGAATACACGATTGTCGACATCGCGACTTTTCCTTGGACGCGGCAGTGGAAGAATCAGGGGC
Proteins encoded in this region:
- a CDS encoding antibiotic biosynthesis monooxygenase family protein, coding for MVYEMAQIEVIRGKERDFEAGVSQALALFTRARGCRGVELHRQIEQPDRYILIVQWKTIEDHTVLFRESADFQEWRRLVGSFFVKPPIVEHFEVVLGPDR
- a CDS encoding SDR family oxidoreductase, which translates into the protein MHSKRVLIVGGSSGIGAAAASAFADQGAEVTISSRNPAKLESVAGRTNHRLETAVLDITRNDEVESFFARREAFDHVVVSAAQTATGPVRQLPLEAAVDAMDSKFWGAYRVARAARIQSGGSLTFVSGFLSVRPNKMSVLQGAINAALEALARGLALELSPVRVNVVSPGLIQTPLWSKMEEDARKNMFESASNRLPVRRVGQPEDVAQAIVYLASNGYATGSTVLVDGGGAIA
- a CDS encoding DUF1330 domain-containing protein produces the protein MAAYWLARARVADPVEYKRYTDRVPDIMKKYGARIHVRGGDFKVMEGPERFTRFIVVEFPTFEAAVSCFESDEYRAAAEFRRNGAGEVEITIVDGGDATPR
- a CDS encoding NAD-dependent succinate-semialdehyde dehydrogenase, whose protein sequence is MPHDDAEIERRLGNAHDCYKVWRKSHIAERQEVLSRVAGALRAGKENFSFLITSEMGKPIEEARAEIEKCAVTCDFYSANAVRLLADERVDSGARDSRVVFDPIGVVLAVMPWNYPFWQVIRATAPAIAVGNTVVMKHAANVPQCALALETLFRAALAPEGLFATLLVESGRVAPVIRDDRVAAVTFTGSTPVGRSIAQEAGAALKKHVLELGGSDPFIVLSDADIPEAARAAARSRFSNAGQSCISAKRFIVENDVADQFADAFVRETRTYQAGDPFNDATRLGPMARRNLRDELHAQVDATVKEGAVIRVGGKIPEGEGNFYPATILDHVEPEMTAATQETFGPAASIIRVRNSEHALDVANATAFGLGAAVWTGDLDKGQAIARDIEAGAVFVNAVVASDPRLPFGGIKQSGYGRELGVWGLREFANVKTMYSH
- a CDS encoding fumarylacetoacetate hydrolase family protein encodes the protein MSANLYVVSAPLLTTLPVVGSKERFPVNRIFCVGRNYAEHAREMGHDPDRAPPFFFMKPATSLVVDGASITYPAMTSDLHHEVELVVALSQGGSNLRTEEALSMVFGYAVGLDMTRRDLQAELKKLGRPWETAKSFDGSAPCSAIRTASTGGHPSSGTIELSVNGQRRQHGDLADMIWNVPETIAYLSTLFALLPGDLIFTGTPSGVGAVARGDQLHASVQDVGELTVIIR
- a CDS encoding cupin domain-containing protein, translated to MSNPKSSSATPTILRPNEIARHDRGGGAATTPLVSRRIGATGFINGITEFRPGAVIPFHSHNCEESVVLLEGEAVIDINGESVPLSQFDTTWIPPNVVHRFRNASEKSPMKILWIYASMDATRTLEETGETRPVASEHR
- a CDS encoding VOC family protein; translated protein: MGLKFMEHILILTHDPEGTRDWFCNNLGFRDGYHPEFGFPVHWLYIGEQDVVHIGRSRHSEHQDTYLSTPVDAQGVDYSSQGQPGSGHIDHVCFNCEDIVEFIERLERNGTTYSERKAHNSNLYQLFMREPINGIKVELNFQAREAIEAGRVAEWTSTGSE
- a CDS encoding Ldh family oxidoreductase, whose product is MTHNKSSLATPAELHTFVGAALRAADLPAGDAEAIASLMVQADMQGSDGHGVIRLSQYVKRIEAGGINRVPKIRMVSDRPAMAVIDGDNGMGHLVVTAATKLAIEKARETGVAWVGTRNSNHAGPASLYARMAVEQKMIALYFAVGNANHMPPWGGTDLLLSTNPIAVAIPTKDEVDVVLDMASTATAYGKVKAKAKRGELMPEGWMMDRSGRPLVDPTKSDEGFLLPIGGHKGYGLALVIGILAGTLNGAAMGKQVVDFNKDSSTRTNTGQSIVVLDVNAFADLEDFTRAIDTLIGDLRNSAKLPGVDRIWMPGEQSAIKRERFRAGGIPISNGVLRDLDLLADQLSIGRLKTFSTATTGVL
- a CDS encoding LysR family transcriptional regulator → MELRSLRYFLAVVDAGSFNAASAAISISQPALTRQIHDLENDLGVTLLQRTSRGVRLTPPGATLYLAAQKIIAEANRARAALDGGRGAVGDVSVVLGASPTVARIIVPGVFSMCQRTVQSVRLSVREAFTPSLLDWLVKGLVDVAIVTKTDVPIDLPVTVRPLLSEPFALICPKSQSAPPVVHVSDLREVPLLMTVLHRRLVETEMAHIGAKLNVQAEIDSVDTIRELVLQGRGCTLMPISVFYSQPDELVTRSEIAGTQLQRQLLVVTRAEKEESAATFAVRDLITAESDRLLRSGIFSFRSTATH
- a CDS encoding glutathione S-transferase N-terminal domain-containing protein → MIDLYSWATPNGQKVHILLEELGLEYTAHPVNIEAGDQFSNDFLAISPNNKIPAITDTEGPPRGDGRPFSLFESGAILLYLAEKAGRFLPADATSRYEVYQWLMFQVGSIGPMLGQAHHFRVYAPAPIQYAISRYTNEARRLYSVMDSKLRMTNFLAGDEYTIVDIATFPWTRQWKNQGLELEEFPNVRRWHHEIAMRPAVERGVQVLTSVRPAQMDQSAREVLFGATQFARR